From the genome of Candidatus Obscuribacterales bacterium:
GACGCCGGACGGCAGCGAAGTCCGAGCAGAATGCGAGGACGGAGCGATAAATCGGGTATATCAAAAGTGCGGAAAGTTAAGGACTATCATGGCTTCCGGGCTCGATACAACGAGAGACAAAGTACGGCTTTTGTCGTCGACCGATTTAGAAGAGGTCGTAACGATTATGTCGGAAATTATTCTTGGGCTAGGCTCGCCCAAGAGTTGTGCTGTTTTGGTGTTTGATCCGGATCTTGAGGAGTTTTCTGACAGGTTTACGTTTGGCGAGAAGAAAGGGAGTTTCGCTAAATTCGTTGAAGAGTTCAATTTGGAAGAAGATGAGCTAGATTCCGGTGTCATCGAAATTGATGCGGATGATTTTGATGTTCCGCCTGAATTGCAGCCAACGCATGTCTATCATGTAAAAGATGATGATGCTCTGTGCGCCACGATTATTATGTCGGGCGATTTGCATTACGAAGCTGATGACTTTGAGCAAATGCTTGATGATTATCCATTTGCAATGGCAGTGAAGCGCGCCTGGGAATTGAGTGAGTTAACGAAAGAAAATGAACGACTAAGACGCCGATACGAAGAGTTGGAAGACAGAATTATTTCTATGGAAGAGCAAACTCGTCAGCTCATTCATGATGTGATGTTAAAAGATTCATTGCGAACAAAGCACACGGATCGCGAGCGATTGTTGTACCGAATAAGTAATGCCGTGCGCAGTTCGCTGGACATTGAAAAGGTCTTGAAAGATGCGGTTGAAAATATTGGTTCGACCTATCAAGTCAGCCGGACTCTTATCATGGGATTTATCAAGGACGGCGAGCGCATAGACGTTTACGAATACCATCGTGAGGATGTGTCGCCGGCTAAGGTCTTGTTGGAAACAGTTGAAGGTACTGAGTTTATCCATGGGGCGTTGGTCAAGAAAGTCCCGCAATATTTGACTGACGATGGTAGAGCTAATGATTCAGAAATTCATTCGAAGCTTTTGCGTGAAATGGATTATCGTTCCGCGCTTCTTGTGCCGCTTGTGATGCGCGATCAGGTGCTTGCTGTTTTGTGTTTGCAGGACTGTGTCATTCCGCGCGAGTGGGACATTGATGACGTATCGCTTTTAAGTTCACTTGCCGACCAATTATCCGTTGGTATTGAAAATGCACAGTTGCATGCGGAGCGCGAAAGACAAGCTGTTACGGATGGCCTGACAGGCATTAACAATCGCCGCAAATTTATGGATGAATTTGAGCGCGAATTCGTGAGAGCCAAGCGCTATAGCGAGCCGTTTTCTCTAATAGTTGTTGACTTGGACTTCTTGAAGAAGATAAACGACAATTACGGTCACCAAGCAGGGGATGAAGCAATTAAGTC
Proteins encoded in this window:
- a CDS encoding sensor domain-containing diguanylate cyclase, coding for MASGLDTTRDKVRLLSSTDLEEVVTIMSEIILGLGSPKSCAVLVFDPDLEEFSDRFTFGEKKGSFAKFVEEFNLEEDELDSGVIEIDADDFDVPPELQPTHVYHVKDDDALCATIIMSGDLHYEADDFEQMLDDYPFAMAVKRAWELSELTKENERLRRRYEELEDRIISMEEQTRQLIHDVMLKDSLRTKHTDRERLLYRISNAVRSSLDIEKVLKDAVENIGSTYQVSRTLIMGFIKDGERIDVYEYHREDVSPAKVLLETVEGTEFIHGALVKKVPQYLTDDGRANDSEIHSKLLREMDYRSALLVPLVMRDQVLAVLCLQDCVIPREWDIDDVSLLSSLADQLSVGIENAQLHAERERQAVTDGLTGINNRRKFMDEFEREFVRAKRYSEPFSLIVVDLDFLKKINDNYGHQAGDEAIKSVATVMKQSCRNIDIPARYGGEEFCLLLPNTDIELAGQIAERLRKLINECLIVGFGNISASIGVACYPKHASDPDTLFQKADEALYKAKEGGRNRVSISE